The nucleotide sequence CGCCCACGCTGGCACGGGCACCCGGCGCCGTCAACGGGCCGCGCCCTACAGGGGGCGATCCGGCTCCCGCTGGGTACCCGAACCTCCAGCGGGGGTGCCCGTACCGCCGTGCGGGCCACGCGGGGCGCCCTCGCGGGAACCGGGGGAAGACGCAGGGAAGGCCCCTGAGTAACACGGAGAAAGGCCGACATGACAGCAATCGGATTCCTCTGTCCGGGCCATCGCGGCGAGGACGACTATCCGCGCGTCGAGCAACTGCTCGCCGGCGCGGTCCGGCTGGACCTGGTCCACACCGGCACCGGCGAGGACGCCCACACGGTGGACCCGCTGCACGGCGCGGACTTCGCCGGACGGCTCACGGCCGCCATGGAGGGACTGCGGCTGACCGGCGCCGAGGCGGTGGTCTGGACGAGCCCGGCGGGCGGCTTCGCGCACGGCTGGAAGGGCGCGCACGCCGAGGCGACGGAACTGGCCCGGCAGGCCGGGCTGCCCGCCTCCTCCACCTCGCTGGGCTTCGTGCACGCCGCCCAGGCGCTCGGTGTCCGCAAGGTCGCCGTCGCCCACGCCTACCCGCCCGGGACCGCCGAGCGCTTCCGGGTGTTCCTCGGTGACGGCGGGCTGGAGGTGACCGGCGCCGACGAGCCCGACGCCACCACCGCCGAGCGCGCCGTCGACGGCGGCGAGGCGGAGCTGCTGGCCCTGGCACGCGCCGCCGACACCCCGGACGCCGAGGCGGTGCTGCTGCCCGACACCGCGCTGCGCACCGTCGCCCACCTGGCCGCGCTGGAGGCCGCGCTCGCCAAGCCGGTGCTCACGGCGTGCCAGGTCTCGGTGTGGGAGGGGCTGCGGCTGGCCGATCGCCGGCTGCGCACCGACACCCTCGGCATCCTCTTCACCCGCGACCCCGTCGTACAGCTCTGACCAGCCCCTCGGCACGGCCGGGGGAATAAGCGGGGACTGCCTCCTGTTGTGGCACGACAGGACAGAGCACGCCGTAAACAGGAGGCATCCACCGTGTCGGCAGACGAGATCCGGGGCGCCGTGCACGGCACCGCCCCCGTCCCCCTCTCCGTACTCGACCTGGTCACCGTGGGAGCCGGGAGCACCGCTTCCGACGCGCTGCGCACCAGCGTGGAGCTGGCCCGGTTCTCCGAGGCGCGCGGCTTCCACCGCTACTGGGTCGCCGAGCACCACTCCATGCCGGGCGTCGCCTCCTCCTCGCCCGCCGTGATCCTGGCCAACCTCGCCGCCCACACCGACCGCATCCGGCTCGGCTCGGGCGGCGTCATGCTGCCCAACCACGCCCCGCTGGTCATCGCCGAGCAGTTCGGCACCCTGGAGGCCATGGCACCGGGCCGGATCGACCTGGGCCTCGGCCGGGCGCCGGGCACGGACGGGGCGACCGCGGCCGCGCTGCGCCGCTCCGACACCCTGAACGAGGGCGCCGACGACTTCCCGCAGCAGCTCGCCGAACTCACCCGCTTCCTCGACGACGACTTCCCCGACGGGCACCCCTACGCCCGTATCCACGCCATCCCCGGCCCCGTGCAGGGCAGTACGCCCGGCGGGGTGCAGTCGCCGCACCGGCCGGTGATCTGGCTGCTCGGCTCCTCCGGCTTCAGCGCCCAGTTGGCCGGAATGCTGGGCCTGCCCTTCGCCTTCGCGCACCACTTCTCGGCGCAGAACACCATCCCGGCGCTCGACCTGTACCGGGAGACCTTCCGCCCCTCCGAGGTGCTGTCCGAGCCGTACGCCCTCATCGGCGTCTCCGCGCTCGCCACCGACGACGAGGCCGAGGCCGGCCGCCAGGTCCGCGCGACCGCGCTCAACATGCTCCGGCTGCGCATGGGCCGCCCCGGACTCTTCCCCGACCCCGAGGACGCCGCCCGGCACGAATTCAGCCCGATGGAGGAGGAGTTCGCGGCCTCCTTCACCCGCAACATCGTGCACGGCACCGCCGACGAGGTCCGCGCGGGTCTGGACGACCTCCAGAAGCGCACCGGCGCCGACGAGCTGATGCTCACCAGCCACGCCCACCGCGGCGAGCTGCGGCTGCGCTCCTACGAGCTGATCGCCGACGCCTACGGCCTGCCCGCCGCGTAGCTCCGCACCCCAGGGGGTGTCTTGTCGGTCAGGCCGGGCTCGCGGCGCCTGGCACCGCACCTCGCGGCGTTGTCGTCGGTTGCCGATGCTCCGCGTCGACGCCCTCCTCCGCCTTGCGATGCACGGCACCGGACGCCGCTCCCTGACCCGGCCTGACCGACGA is from Streptomyces seoulensis and encodes:
- a CDS encoding decarboxylase, whose amino-acid sequence is MTAIGFLCPGHRGEDDYPRVEQLLAGAVRLDLVHTGTGEDAHTVDPLHGADFAGRLTAAMEGLRLTGAEAVVWTSPAGGFAHGWKGAHAEATELARQAGLPASSTSLGFVHAAQALGVRKVAVAHAYPPGTAERFRVFLGDGGLEVTGADEPDATTAERAVDGGEAELLALARAADTPDAEAVLLPDTALRTVAHLAALEAALAKPVLTACQVSVWEGLRLADRRLRTDTLGILFTRDPVVQL
- a CDS encoding LLM class flavin-dependent oxidoreductase; the protein is MSADEIRGAVHGTAPVPLSVLDLVTVGAGSTASDALRTSVELARFSEARGFHRYWVAEHHSMPGVASSSPAVILANLAAHTDRIRLGSGGVMLPNHAPLVIAEQFGTLEAMAPGRIDLGLGRAPGTDGATAAALRRSDTLNEGADDFPQQLAELTRFLDDDFPDGHPYARIHAIPGPVQGSTPGGVQSPHRPVIWLLGSSGFSAQLAGMLGLPFAFAHHFSAQNTIPALDLYRETFRPSEVLSEPYALIGVSALATDDEAEAGRQVRATALNMLRLRMGRPGLFPDPEDAARHEFSPMEEEFAASFTRNIVHGTADEVRAGLDDLQKRTGADELMLTSHAHRGELRLRSYELIADAYGLPAA